The Calliphora vicina chromosome 3, idCalVici1.1, whole genome shotgun sequence genome contains a region encoding:
- the msk gene encoding importin-7, whose translation MDPQKLTELLRATIDPNPEQRKAAEEQLAQIHKIIGFVPTILQIVMQNTVDQPVRQAGAVYMKNIISSSWADHEVAPGEPIPFSIHEQDRAMIRSSIVDAIVHAPEIIRVQLSVCVNHIIKHDFPGRWPQVVDNISIYLQNPDMNGWNGALITMYQLVKTYEYKRAEERVPLNEAMNLLLPMIYQLMLTLMNNETEQSVLMQKQILKIYYALTQFSLPLDLITKETFSQWMEICRQIADRPVPDCSHLDDDEKPEFAWWKTKKWALHIMVRMFERYGSPRSVVSEKYQKFAEWYLPTFTQGVLDVLLKILDQYRNRIYVSPRVLTDNLTYIKNAVSHAFSWKLIKPHMVAIIQDVLFPIMSFSDQDQELWETDPHEYIKLKFDIFEDYATPVPAAQSLLHSCCKKRKGILPKAMNIIMQIITSPNADNKQKDGALHMIGTLADVLLKKRIYRDQVESMLTTYVFPEFQNPAGHMRARACWVLHYFCDIQLKNPQILGEIMRLTTNCLLNDKELPVKVEAAIGLQMFLSSQDAAAPYCEAQIKEITKELLTIIRETENEDLTNVLQKIVCTFAEQLLPVAMEICQHLATTFSHVLESEDGGDEKAITAMGLLNTIETLLTVMEEHPEIMNNLHPIVINLVGHIFQNNITDFYEETFSLVFDLTSKTISPEMWQMLELIYQVFKKDGMDYFIDMMPALHNYVTIDTPAFLSNPNRLLAMYDMCKSMLTSNPGEDPECHAAKLLEVIILQCKGQIDSVIPMFVELALSRLTREVQSSELRTMCLQVVIAALYYNPQLLLSILDKMPQPNGEPISSHFIKQWILDTDCFLGIHDRKLCVLGLCTLISLGEAKPTVLSEVSSKIIPSLILLFDGLKRAYESRAQEEEEEEEEENDDCEEALSSDEDEIDEFAPDYLEQIATFSKTKAAESGIEMKAVIKDDDEESDDEEEESIDDLNETALEGFTTPLDEEEDENAIDEYVTFKEVISALSTQDQAWYAVLTSGLTTEQAKALQEVVVTADQRKAAKESKLIEKRGGFSFTQQTVPSSFKFGS comes from the exons ATCCATAAAATTATTGGATTTGTAccaacaattttacaaattgttatgcAAAATACAGTTGATCAACCTGTTCGTCAGGCTGGAGCTGTATACATGAAAAATATTATCTCTAGCAGCTGGGCTGACCATGAGGTAGCACCTGGCGAACCCATACCTTTTTCAATTCACGAACAAGATCGTGCTATGATTCGCAGTTCCATTGTAGATGCAATTGTGCATGCACCAGAAATTATTAGAGTACAATTGTCTGTGTGCGTCAATCATATTATTAAACATGACTTTCCCGGACGTTGGCCGCAGGTCGTTGACAATATTagcatttatttacaaaatcccGATATGAATGGCTGGAATGGTGCCCTAATTACTATGTATCAATTGGTTAAAACCTATGAATATAAACGTGCGGAGGAGCGCGTTCCCCTCAACGAGGCCATGAATCTTTTATTGCCCATGATCTACCAACTTATGCTCACTTTAATGAACAATGAAACGGAGCAGTCGGTGTTAATGCAAaagcaaattttgaaaatttactacGCTTTGACACAGTTCAGTTTGCCATTGGATTTAATAACAAAGGAAACGTTTTCCCAATGGATGGAAATTTGTCGTCAAATTGCCGATCGTCCCGTACCAGATTGTTCTCATTTAGATGATGATGAAAAGCCTGAATTTGCCTGGTGGAAAACTAAGAAGTGGGCTTTACACATTATGGTGCGCATGTTCGAGCG TTATGGAAGTCCACGTAGTGTTGTTAGTGAAAAATACCAAAAGTTTGCCGAATGGTATTTACCCACATTTACCCAAGGAGTCTTAGATGTTTTACTCAAGATTTTAGATCAATATCGCAATCGCATTTACGTTTCGCCACGTGTTCTAACTGATAACTTGACTTATATCAAGAATGC tgTGAGCCATGCCTTCTCTTGGAAGTTGATTAAACCACACATGGTTGCAATTATTCAAGATGTCTTGTTCCCTATTATGTCTTTCTCAGATCAAGATCAAGAATTGTGGGAAACGGATCCTCATGAATATATCAAACTGAAATTTG ATATTTTTGAAGATTACGCTACTCCTGTTCCAGCTGCTCAGTCTCTATTGCATTCATGCTGCAAGAAACGCAAGGGCATTTTACCCAAAGCTATGAATATTATTATGCAG ATTATAACATCACCAAATGCTGATAATAAACAAAAAGATGGTGCATTACACATGATTGGTACTTTAGCTGATGTTTTATTGAAGAAACGCATATATCGCGATCAGGTTGAAAGCATGCTTACCACTTATGTATTCCCCGAATTCCAAAATCCAGCCGGTCATATGCGTGCACGTGCCTGTTGGGTACTACACTATTTCTGTGACATCCAATTGAAAAATCCTCAAATTTTGGGAGAAATTATGCGTTTAACTACCAATTGTCTGTTGAACGACAAAGAATTACCGGTCAAGGTCGAAGCTGCTATTGGCTTGCAAATGTTCCTTAGTTCACAAGATGCCGCTGCTCCGTATTGCGAGGCACAAATAAAGGAAATCACAAAAGAATTGTTGACCATCATACGCGAAACAGAAAACGAAGATTTGACAAATGTATTGCAGAAAATCGTATGCACTTTTGCTGAACAGCTGTTGCCAGTAGCAATGGAAATTTGCCAACATTTGGCTACCACATTCAGTCATGTGTTGGAATCAGAAGACGGTGGCGACGAAAAGGCCATAACGGCCATGGGTCTATTGAACACCATCGAAACATTGCTTACTGTTATGGAGGAGCATCCtgaaataatgaataatttacATCCTATTGTAATTAATCTTGTAGGACATATATTCCAAAACAACATTACTGATTTCTATGAAGAGACATTCTCTTTGGTCTTTGACCTGACATCGAAAACAATTTCACCTGAAATGTGGCAAATGTTGGAACTTATCTACCAGGTATTCAAAAAAGACGGCATGGACTATTTCATTGATATGATGCCAGCTTTACACAACTATGTGACAATTGATACTCCAGCTTTCCTTTCGAATCcaaatcgcttattggccatgtACGATATGTGTAAATCT atgtTAACCAGCAATCCCGGTGAAGATCCTGAGTGTCATGCTGCTAAACTTTTGGAGGTTATTATTTTGCAATGCAAGGGACAAATTGATTCTGTAATTCCCATGTTTGTGGAATTGGCTTTATCACGTCTAACAAGAGAGGTGCAATCTTCTGAATTACGTACTATGTGTTTGCAG gtTGTCATCGCTGCTTTATACTATAATCCTCAATTGTTACTATCCATTTTGGATAAAATGCCTCAACCCAATGGCGAACCCATTTCGTCTCATTTCATTAAACAATGGATATTGGATACCGATTGTTTCTTAgg tATTCACGATCGTAAATTGTGCGTTTTGGGTTTGTGTACACTTATTTCATTGGGTGAAGCTAAGCCAACTGTACTGAGTGAAGTTTCGAGTAAAATTATACCCTCTTTAATTTTACTCTTCGACGGCTTGAAACGTGCTTATGAATCGCGTGCtcaagaagaagaagaagaggAGGAAGAGGAAAATGACGATTGTGaag AAGCATTGTCCAGCGATGAAGATGAAATCGATGAGTTTGCCCCAGATTACTTAGAGCAAATTGCTACATTCAGTAAAACTAAAGCAGCTGAATCCGGTATTGAAATGAAGGCGGTTATTAAGGACGATGACGAAGAGTCTGACGATGAAGAAGAAGAAAGCATTGATGATTTAAATGAAACCGCTTTAGAAGGTTTTACAACTCCTCTGGACGAAGAAGAAGATGAAAATGCTATTGATGAATATGTCACTTTCAAAGAAGTGATTTCAG CTTTATCTACTCAAGACCAAGCCTGGTATGCTGTACTCACTTCTGGTTTGACGACTGAACAAGCTAAAGCACTGCAAGAAGTTGTTGTTACAGCCGATCAACGTAAGGCTGCCAAGGAATCGAAATTGATTGAAAAACGTGGCGGTTTTTCATTTACCCAACAAACTGTACCATCTTCATTTAAATTTGGCTCATAA